In Mycobacterium stomatepiae, the following are encoded in one genomic region:
- the cysD gene encoding sulfate adenylyltransferase subunit CysD, which produces MTRVTETRVDELRLLEAEAVHIIREVVAELERPVLLFSAGKDSIVLLRLAEKAFRPLPLPFPVMHVDTGHNFDEVIEFRDRRVTGQGHKLIVASVQESIDNGRVPDPGPGASRNRAQTRTLLDALEAGGFDAAFGGARRDEERARAKERILSFRDEFGQWDPRAQRPEPWTLYNGRIKKGEQVRVFPLSNWTELDVWRYIELENLEIPSIYYAHEREVFARDGILLAVSAYATPQNGETSAVEWVRYRTVGDLTITGAVRSEATDIAGVITEISAATVSERGETRADDRTSAAAMEDRKREGYF; this is translated from the coding sequence ATGACCCGCGTGACCGAGACTCGTGTCGACGAATTGCGGCTGCTGGAAGCAGAAGCCGTGCACATCATCCGCGAGGTCGTCGCCGAGCTGGAACGGCCGGTGCTGCTGTTCTCCGCGGGCAAAGATTCGATCGTGTTACTTCGGCTGGCGGAGAAAGCCTTTCGGCCACTACCGCTGCCGTTTCCGGTGATGCACGTCGATACCGGTCACAACTTCGACGAGGTCATCGAGTTTCGCGACCGCCGAGTCACGGGCCAGGGACACAAGCTGATCGTCGCCTCGGTGCAGGAGTCCATAGACAATGGCCGGGTTCCCGATCCGGGCCCCGGCGCATCACGCAACCGGGCCCAGACCCGCACCCTGCTCGACGCGCTGGAGGCCGGCGGCTTCGATGCGGCCTTCGGTGGTGCCCGCCGCGACGAGGAACGAGCCCGCGCCAAGGAACGCATCCTGAGCTTCCGCGACGAGTTCGGGCAATGGGATCCCCGCGCGCAGCGCCCGGAGCCCTGGACGCTGTACAACGGCCGGATCAAGAAGGGCGAGCAGGTCCGGGTGTTCCCGCTGAGCAACTGGACCGAGCTCGACGTCTGGCGTTATATCGAGCTGGAAAACCTTGAGATACCGTCGATTTACTACGCACACGAACGCGAGGTATTCGCGCGCGACGGCATTCTGCTGGCGGTGTCGGCGTACGCCACGCCGCAGAACGGCGAAACCTCGGCCGTCGAGTGGGTGCGCTACCGCACCGTCGGCGACCTGACCATCACCGGGGCGGTGCGCTCCGAAGCCACCGACATCGCCGGGGTCATCACCGAGATCTCGGCGGCAACGGTGTCCGAGCGCGGCGAGACGCGCGCCGACGACCGCACGTCGGCCGCCGCCATGGAGGATCGCAAGCGAGAGGGCTACTTCTGA
- the stf0 gene encoding trehalose 2-sulfotransferase has protein sequence MVVNPSSYLVLASQRSGSTLLVESLRATGVAGEPQEFFQYLPTTSQSPQPREWFAGVEDQSILSLLDPLDEGKPDLAPAEIWRDYIRTVGRTPNGVWGGKLMWNQTPLLLQRAEGLPDRSGPGLLSAIRDVVGEDPLLVYVYRPDVVSQAVSFWRAVQTRVWRGRPDPVRDARATYHAGAIAHVITMLRGQEQGWRNWFAEEDVKPMEIPYPVLWRNLTQVVGSILDGLGLDPGLAPQPVLERQADKRSDEWVDRYRADAEREGLPT, from the coding sequence GTGGTAGTAAACCCGTCCTCCTATTTGGTGCTGGCTTCCCAGCGCAGTGGCAGCACACTTCTCGTCGAATCGCTCCGCGCGACCGGTGTGGCCGGCGAGCCCCAGGAGTTCTTCCAGTACCTGCCGACCACCAGCCAGTCCCCGCAGCCGCGCGAGTGGTTCGCCGGCGTCGAGGACCAGTCGATCCTGAGCCTGCTCGATCCGCTGGACGAAGGGAAGCCCGACCTCGCGCCGGCCGAAATCTGGCGCGACTACATCCGCACCGTCGGCAGGACACCGAACGGGGTCTGGGGCGGCAAGCTGATGTGGAACCAGACGCCGCTGCTGTTACAGCGCGCCGAAGGCCTCCCCGACCGGTCCGGCCCCGGCCTGCTGTCCGCGATCCGCGACGTCGTCGGTGAGGACCCGTTGCTGGTCTACGTCTATCGGCCCGACGTCGTCTCGCAGGCGGTGTCGTTCTGGCGGGCAGTGCAGACCCGGGTATGGCGGGGCCGGCCCGATCCGGTCCGCGATGCGCGCGCCACCTATCACGCGGGCGCGATCGCCCACGTCATCACGATGCTGCGCGGCCAGGAGCAAGGCTGGCGGAATTGGTTCGCCGAAGAAGACGTCAAGCCGATGGAAATTCCGTATCCGGTGTTGTGGCGCAATCTGACTCAGGTGGTGGGCTCCATCCTCGACGGGTTGGGCCTCGACCCCGGGCTGGCGCCCCAACCAGTGCTGGAGCGCCAAGCCGACAAGCGTTCCGACGAATGGGTAGACCGCTACCGGGCGGACGCCGAAAGAGAGGGGCTCCCCACATGA
- a CDS encoding HNH endonuclease signature motif containing protein yields MFEYADDAAVVAAIAESARAEAAATARRLQAIAELVHRQADSLVDHDSWWCDNWDAIAAEVAAAQGISHGMASGQMYLAVALRDRLPRVAALFAEGSISARVAATIVWHTDLIKDPKTLQTVDATLADDATTFGPLSVTKTAQAIDAVVDRHDPAAVRRARANARGRDVVVGGADGRSGTTSFWGSLFATDAAVLDRRLAQMAHQVCESDPRTVAQRRADALGALAAGAEQLACACGATNCPAALDTDARAGAVVVHVIAESRSLESAPDPYTSGEPATRPLTPDTTLSEALAPDPEPPAPAKLPVAYVVGGGVVPAPRLAELIRGGAKVRPLRRPGASPSETAYRPSAALERFVRCRDLSCRFPGCDRPAECCDVDHTVPYPLGPTHPSNLKCLCRKHHLLKTFWTGWHDDQRPDGTVVWTSPTGRTYTTHPGSRLLFPALCLPTGELASPPSQYRPTSNRGVMMPIRRRTRQQDRVRRIDAERALNAAHVAERNQPPPF; encoded by the coding sequence ATGTTCGAATACGCGGACGATGCCGCGGTGGTGGCCGCAATCGCCGAATCCGCCCGGGCCGAGGCGGCGGCCACGGCACGCCGATTGCAGGCCATCGCCGAGTTGGTGCACCGCCAGGCCGACAGCCTCGTGGACCATGACAGCTGGTGGTGCGACAACTGGGACGCGATAGCCGCCGAAGTTGCTGCGGCACAGGGCATTAGCCACGGGATGGCGTCGGGCCAGATGTACTTGGCGGTAGCGTTGCGAGATCGGCTGCCAAGGGTCGCGGCCCTGTTCGCCGAAGGCTCAATCAGTGCGAGAGTGGCCGCGACGATCGTGTGGCACACCGACCTCATCAAAGACCCAAAGACTCTACAGACCGTCGACGCCACGCTGGCCGACGACGCGACGACATTCGGCCCACTGTCGGTGACCAAGACCGCTCAAGCCATCGATGCCGTCGTCGACCGTCACGACCCCGCGGCGGTTCGCCGTGCGCGGGCCAACGCACGCGGACGCGATGTGGTGGTCGGGGGTGCCGACGGCCGATCCGGCACCACGTCCTTTTGGGGTTCCTTGTTCGCCACTGACGCAGCCGTGTTGGACCGGCGGCTCGCGCAGATGGCCCACCAGGTGTGCGAGAGCGACCCGCGTACCGTGGCACAGCGCCGCGCCGACGCGCTCGGTGCACTGGCCGCCGGTGCCGAACAACTGGCGTGTGCGTGCGGCGCAACAAATTGTCCGGCCGCCCTCGACACCGACGCGCGCGCCGGCGCGGTAGTGGTTCACGTCATCGCCGAAAGCCGCAGCCTCGAGAGTGCGCCCGATCCATACACATCAGGCGAGCCCGCGACGCGACCGCTCACACCCGACACCACCCTGTCCGAGGCTTTGGCCCCAGACCCCGAGCCGCCCGCACCCGCTAAGCTGCCGGTCGCCTATGTGGTCGGTGGCGGCGTGGTCCCGGCTCCGCGGCTGGCCGAGCTGATCCGCGGTGGCGCCAAGGTCCGGCCGTTACGGCGCCCCGGTGCGTCCCCGTCCGAGACGGCCTATCGCCCGTCGGCGGCACTGGAGCGCTTCGTCAGGTGCCGAGATTTGTCCTGTCGCTTTCCGGGCTGCGACCGTCCCGCGGAGTGCTGCGACGTGGACCACACGGTCCCCTACCCGCTGGGCCCGACCCACCCGTCGAACCTGAAATGCCTATGCCGAAAGCACCATCTTTTGAAGACGTTCTGGACGGGTTGGCACGACGACCAACGGCCCGACGGAACTGTCGTCTGGACCTCGCCAACCGGGCGCACCTACACCACCCATCCGGGCAGTCGCCTGCTGTTTCCCGCGCTGTGTCTGCCGACGGGCGAATTAGCGTCTCCCCCAAGCCAATATCGACCTACCAGCAATCGCGGCGTCATGATGCCGATCCGCCGCCGAACCCGACAGCAAGATCGCGTCCGGCGCATCGATGCCGAACGAGCGCTTAACGCCGCCCACGTCGCTGAGCGCAATCAGCCGCCGCCGTTCTAA